In Labrys wisconsinensis, the following proteins share a genomic window:
- the pdxR gene encoding MocR-like pyridoxine biosynthesis transcription factor PdxR: MRKERALLDWIAVARDGSTPLQEQVSSQLRAAILAGRLAPGTPLPSSRTLAADLMVARGTITAIYDRLIGEGLLDVRERSAILVADMLHGSAVDRPATSPAADDAPGDVADEDLPPPYSAFLPGIPAIDIFPSVTWSRLLAARCHNMSLDLAGEGVHVGGYPALREALAGHLRTARGVLCEPPQVIITSSARAALTIVCRLLAKPGDRCLIEEPGYPIARRIVAGCALEAIPVPVDARGMQEPPSLPARLAYLTPTHQLPLGVSLSPDRCGALVAWARREDAWIIEDDYDSEFRYAGRPVVALQHLDPDGNVIHIGTFSKTMFPSLRVAYLVVPRRLARSAAVAAHLHGHEPGIHVQSALADFIGQGHYARHIRLARRVYRRRQKLLVDALNHHLADIVAVPEPPGGMSLFLELPGDIPAQDVQSIGAAESLHLRAASYYCMREPAPNAVHLGFAAVLDRLIEPAVQRLAGVIGRIRTGPPKPC; this comes from the coding sequence ATGCGAAAGGAACGGGCCCTTCTCGATTGGATCGCTGTCGCGCGCGACGGATCGACGCCGCTTCAGGAGCAGGTCAGCAGCCAGTTGCGCGCGGCGATCCTGGCAGGGCGTCTGGCCCCGGGCACGCCTTTGCCCTCCTCCCGGACCCTGGCGGCGGACCTCATGGTCGCGCGCGGCACCATCACCGCAATCTACGACCGCCTGATCGGCGAAGGCCTGCTCGACGTCCGGGAACGCTCCGCGATCCTCGTGGCCGATATGCTCCACGGGTCGGCGGTCGATCGGCCGGCCACGAGCCCGGCAGCCGACGACGCGCCGGGCGATGTCGCGGACGAAGACCTGCCGCCGCCCTACAGCGCGTTCCTGCCCGGCATTCCCGCCATCGACATCTTCCCGTCGGTCACGTGGTCACGGCTTCTCGCGGCCCGGTGTCACAACATGTCGCTCGACCTCGCCGGCGAAGGGGTCCATGTCGGCGGCTACCCCGCCCTGCGGGAGGCCCTGGCCGGGCACTTGCGGACGGCCCGCGGCGTCCTGTGCGAGCCGCCCCAGGTGATCATCACGAGCTCGGCGCGGGCGGCCCTGACGATCGTCTGCCGCCTGCTCGCCAAGCCCGGCGACCGGTGCCTGATCGAGGAGCCGGGATATCCGATCGCCCGGCGCATCGTGGCGGGCTGCGCGCTGGAGGCCATCCCCGTCCCGGTCGATGCGCGCGGCATGCAGGAGCCGCCGTCCCTCCCGGCCCGCCTCGCCTACCTCACGCCGACCCATCAGCTGCCGCTCGGCGTCAGCCTCTCGCCGGACCGGTGCGGGGCTCTCGTCGCCTGGGCCCGGCGCGAGGACGCCTGGATCATCGAGGACGATTACGACAGCGAGTTCCGCTATGCCGGCCGCCCGGTCGTCGCGCTCCAGCACCTGGACCCGGACGGCAACGTCATTCACATCGGCACATTCTCGAAGACGATGTTTCCCAGCCTGCGGGTCGCCTATCTCGTCGTGCCGCGAAGGCTGGCCCGCAGCGCCGCCGTCGCCGCTCATCTGCACGGCCACGAGCCCGGCATCCATGTGCAGTCCGCGCTGGCCGACTTCATCGGGCAGGGCCACTATGCCAGGCATATCCGGCTGGCGCGGCGGGTCTATCGGCGTCGCCAGAAGCTCCTCGTCGATGCGCTGAACCATCATCTGGCCGACATCGTCGCGGTCCCGGAGCCGCCGGGCGGCATGAGCCTCTTCCTGGAGCTTCCCGGCGATATCCCGGCGCAGGACGTGCAGTCAATCGGTGCCGCGGAGTCCCTGCACCTGCGCGCGGCGTCCTATTACTGCATGCGCGAGCCGGCGCCGAACGCGGTGCATCTGGGATTTGCGGCCGTTCTCGACCGCCTGATCGAGCCTGCCGTCCAGCGGCTCGCCGGCGTGATCGGGCGCATTCGAACTGGACCACCCAAACCCTGCTGA
- a CDS encoding ester cyclase yields MSRDTDNKAVVVRWFTEFWGKQGNLAVVDEIAAPDMLLKYSLHEPRRGHDDIKAFMTGFRSAFPDLEFWGTADLIAEGNYVVGQWEGGGTHTGPAFDDFLVGALPAATGRRMHFTGTTVLKVLDGRIVQEIGLDDGVTALTQLGLIKAA; encoded by the coding sequence ATGAGCAGGGACACGGACAACAAGGCCGTCGTCGTTCGCTGGTTCACGGAATTCTGGGGCAAGCAAGGCAATCTCGCCGTCGTCGACGAGATCGCAGCGCCGGATATGCTGCTGAAATACTCGCTGCACGAACCCCGTCGCGGCCATGACGACATCAAGGCCTTCATGACCGGCTTCCGCAGCGCCTTCCCGGACCTCGAGTTCTGGGGCACGGCGGACCTGATCGCCGAAGGCAACTATGTCGTCGGCCAGTGGGAAGGCGGCGGCACGCACACGGGTCCGGCGTTCGACGATTTCCTGGTCGGCGCCCTTCCGGCCGCAACCGGCCGCAGGATGCACTTCACCGGCACCACGGTGCTGAAGGTGCTCGACGGCCGAATCGTGCAGGAGATCGGCCTCGACGACGGCGTGACCGCGCTGACCCAGCTCGGGCTGATCAAGGCGGCCTGA
- a CDS encoding methylated-DNA--[protein]-cysteine S-methyltransferase: MSLMISISASPAAPEAKPIATSVDGLSYATASCTLGVVLAARSVKGVCAIALGDSGRDLEAGLAVRFPNAMLVADEDVVRDDLAEVVRFVETPAAGLRLTLDMRGTAFQRRVWEKLRAVSVGRTVTAMELARWISPLASPLAVAAACTANPIAFAIPCHRVVHRNGDPAGPDIARHRELLRREAGVGRSGLTARAFPRKEAPGYAATGAGRAAAASNRGETSSIGARSSP, from the coding sequence ATGAGCCTCATGATTTCCATATCTGCTTCTCCGGCTGCGCCGGAGGCAAAGCCCATCGCGACATCCGTCGATGGTTTGTCCTACGCAACCGCCTCGTGCACGCTGGGCGTGGTGCTGGCGGCTCGAAGCGTCAAGGGTGTCTGTGCAATTGCGCTCGGCGACAGCGGCAGGGACCTGGAGGCGGGCCTCGCCGTCCGCTTTCCCAATGCCATGCTCGTCGCCGACGAGGACGTCGTCCGCGACGACCTTGCCGAGGTGGTCCGCTTCGTGGAGACCCCCGCGGCGGGTCTTCGCCTCACGCTCGACATGCGCGGGACGGCGTTCCAGCGCCGCGTGTGGGAGAAGCTGCGCGCCGTTTCCGTCGGCAGGACGGTGACCGCCATGGAGCTCGCCCGATGGATCAGTCCCCTGGCATCGCCCCTGGCCGTCGCCGCCGCCTGCACGGCCAACCCGATCGCGTTCGCCATCCCCTGCCACCGCGTCGTCCACCGCAATGGCGATCCCGCCGGCCCAGACATTGCGCGCCACCGTGAGCTGCTCCGCAGGGAGGCCGGGGTGGGGCGATCGGGTCTCACGGCTCGCGCCTTCCCGCGGAAGGAGGCGCCGGGCTACGCGGCGACCGGCGCCGGTCGGGCCGCGGCCGCTTCCAATCGCGGCGAGACGAGCTCGATCGGCGCGCGGTCATCGCCATAG
- a CDS encoding ABC transporter ATP-binding protein, whose amino-acid sequence MTALALRTVTRRFGQTRAVDGVSLEVDPGEFICLLGPSGCGKSTALRMIAGFETPDDGDILIDGASMLGVPPNRRPTSMVFQSHALWSHMTVAGNIGFGLKLRRLPAREVTDKVAAALELVGLAGFEKRYPAQLSGGQQQRVALARSLVLQPKILLLDEPFSSLDAHLRLRLRDELKAIQRRLGLTTIFVTHDQEEAMALANRIVVMNRGAVEQIAAPGTLYDRPATLFTAGFIGTMTMHPARREGGWLVAGPIRLRFSPEAEAREWTLALRPEDCELAAPGAPDGVPGTIEHVADLGPIRIATIVLADGTLAKAQVGRRRAAAKGDAVTLTLSRALLYGDDRAPIELVSPRLEAAAARPAPVAA is encoded by the coding sequence ATGACCGCTCTGGCTCTTCGGACCGTGACGCGGCGCTTCGGCCAGACCCGCGCGGTCGACGGTGTCAGCCTGGAGGTCGATCCCGGCGAGTTCATCTGCCTGCTCGGCCCGTCCGGCTGCGGCAAGTCGACGGCCCTGCGCATGATCGCCGGCTTCGAGACGCCGGACGACGGCGACATCCTGATCGACGGTGCCTCGATGCTGGGCGTGCCGCCGAACCGGCGCCCCACCAGCATGGTGTTTCAGAGCCACGCGCTCTGGAGCCACATGACGGTGGCCGGCAATATCGGCTTCGGCCTGAAGCTGCGCCGCCTGCCGGCCCGGGAGGTGACGGACAAGGTCGCGGCGGCGCTCGAGCTCGTCGGCCTCGCCGGCTTCGAGAAGCGCTACCCCGCGCAGCTCTCCGGCGGCCAGCAGCAGCGCGTGGCGCTCGCCCGCTCCCTGGTGCTGCAACCGAAGATCCTGCTGCTCGACGAGCCTTTTTCCAGCCTCGATGCGCATCTGCGCCTGCGTCTGCGCGACGAGCTGAAGGCGATCCAGCGCCGCCTCGGCCTCACCACCATCTTCGTCACTCACGACCAGGAGGAGGCCATGGCCCTGGCCAACCGCATCGTGGTGATGAACCGCGGCGCGGTCGAGCAGATCGCCGCGCCCGGCACCCTCTACGACCGCCCGGCGACGCTGTTCACCGCCGGCTTCATCGGCACGATGACCATGCATCCCGCCCGCAGGGAAGGTGGCTGGCTGGTGGCCGGGCCGATCCGCCTGCGCTTTTCACCCGAAGCCGAAGCGCGCGAATGGACCCTGGCGCTGCGCCCCGAAGATTGCGAGCTGGCGGCCCCCGGCGCGCCGGACGGCGTGCCGGGCACCATCGAGCACGTCGCCGATCTCGGCCCGATCCGCATCGCCACCATCGTCCTGGCCGACGGAACGCTGGCCAAGGCGCAGGTGGGCCGGCGCCGCGCCGCGGCCAAGGGCGACGCGGTGACGCTGACCCTCAGCCGCGCGCTGCTCTATGGCGATGACCGCGCGCCGATCGAGCTCGTCTCGCCGCGATTGGAAGCGGCCGCGGCCCGACCGGCGCCGGTCGCCGCGTAG
- a CDS encoding ABC transporter permease gives MRRRRAAELSDDAIGAILLAALAVFVLAPLVCVVLWAFAEAWRPPAPLPTAWGFKYWGLLMARADVAAAIPTSLLISTLVTLLSAAVCLPAAYAFARLDFPGRRWLLLSFIAVNAFPRFPLYVAMAVLFLSAGLIGTVTAVVLVQLVFTLLYMIWIPAAAFRGVDPRMEEAGRDVGASHLTVLTRITLPQAAPALGTALLLTFVNTFYEVEGALLVGVPDVRTLPVVMLSLITGQIIIQYGAVLSVMLWVPSLVLLVFARRLFESRTFAAGFVGGSR, from the coding sequence GTGAGACGTCGTCGCGCCGCAGAACTCTCCGACGACGCCATCGGCGCGATCCTTCTGGCGGCCCTTGCCGTCTTCGTGCTGGCGCCGCTGGTCTGCGTCGTCCTCTGGGCCTTCGCCGAAGCCTGGCGCCCGCCGGCGCCGCTGCCCACGGCCTGGGGCTTCAAGTACTGGGGCCTGCTCATGGCGCGCGCCGACGTCGCCGCCGCCATTCCGACCTCGCTGCTCATCTCCACGCTGGTGACGCTGCTCTCCGCCGCCGTCTGCCTGCCGGCGGCCTATGCCTTCGCCCGGCTCGACTTTCCCGGCCGGCGCTGGCTCCTGCTCTCCTTCATCGCCGTCAATGCCTTTCCGCGCTTTCCCCTCTACGTGGCGATGGCGGTGCTGTTCCTGTCGGCCGGCCTGATCGGCACCGTCACCGCGGTGGTGCTGGTGCAGCTCGTGTTCACGCTGCTCTACATGATCTGGATCCCGGCGGCGGCCTTCCGCGGCGTCGATCCCCGCATGGAAGAGGCGGGGCGCGATGTCGGCGCCTCGCACCTGACGGTGCTCACCCGCATCACCCTGCCGCAGGCGGCGCCGGCGCTCGGCACGGCGCTGCTGCTCACCTTCGTCAACACCTTCTACGAGGTCGAGGGCGCGCTGCTCGTCGGCGTGCCCGATGTCCGCACCCTGCCGGTGGTGATGCTGTCGCTGATCACCGGCCAGATCATCATCCAGTACGGGGCGGTGCTGTCGGTGATGCTGTGGGTGCCCTCGCTGGTGCTGCTCGTCTTCGCCCGCCGCCTGTTCGAGAGCCGCACCTTCGCGGCCGGCTTCGTAGGAGGATCGCGATGA
- a CDS encoding ABC transporter permease yields MASTAAGAQDRRIAAPGAAVMAARRGHAAFGLALVGPAFALMVLVVLAPAAATLVRTFFVDGGSGPTLANYAAFFSDARSVSNLLFTVEVTTATLAILLAIGLMLALYLRFSHSRLIGAIQILALFPLFVPGIVISFALIRFLGPTGVVPMVLRSLGIAGYQTPYLHPSGAVIGLVWENIPLTVMLLTAGLAQIPQSAIEAARDVGAGALRILLSIILPQLTRSIIVVISLNFLGIFGSFTVPYILGPAAPQMMSIFMQRTFSELHLGSIAETQAAITFLVCLVAGAIYTAAVFRDTARGGAAA; encoded by the coding sequence ATGGCCTCGACCGCCGCGGGCGCGCAGGACCGGCGCATCGCCGCGCCGGGCGCGGCCGTCATGGCTGCCCGGCGCGGCCATGCGGCTTTCGGCCTGGCGCTGGTCGGGCCGGCCTTCGCGCTGATGGTGCTTGTCGTGCTCGCGCCGGCGGCCGCCACGCTGGTGCGGACCTTCTTCGTCGACGGCGGGTCCGGACCGACGCTCGCCAACTACGCCGCGTTCTTCTCGGATGCCCGAAGCGTCTCCAACCTGCTGTTCACCGTCGAGGTCACCACGGCCACGCTGGCGATCCTCCTGGCGATCGGGCTCATGCTGGCCCTCTATCTGCGCTTTTCCCACAGCCGGCTGATCGGCGCGATCCAGATCCTGGCACTGTTTCCGCTGTTCGTGCCGGGCATCGTCATCTCCTTTGCGCTGATCCGCTTCCTCGGCCCGACCGGCGTGGTGCCGATGGTGCTGCGCAGCCTCGGCATCGCCGGCTACCAGACGCCCTATCTGCATCCGAGCGGGGCCGTCATCGGCCTGGTCTGGGAGAACATCCCGCTCACCGTCATGCTGCTGACGGCCGGACTGGCCCAGATCCCGCAGAGCGCGATCGAGGCCGCGCGCGATGTCGGCGCCGGGGCGCTGCGCATCCTCCTCTCCATCATCCTGCCGCAGCTGACGCGCTCGATCATCGTGGTGATCTCGCTGAATTTCCTCGGGATCTTCGGATCCTTCACCGTGCCCTACATCCTGGGGCCGGCGGCACCGCAGATGATGTCGATCTTCATGCAACGCACCTTCTCGGAGCTGCATCTCGGCTCGATCGCCGAGACCCAGGCAGCCATCACCTTCCTGGTCTGCCTCGTCGCCGGCGCCATCTACACGGCGGCCGTGTTCCGCGACACCGCCCGCGGCGGAGCGGCCGCGTGA
- a CDS encoding extracellular solute-binding protein produces MTSGISRRHFLRSAAATATVPFLISVADAADTTVIDVMTDGDSNVSDWWTNTLAPMFEKANPGLSLNVVITRANGANDVVAQRVVAAMQAKADPKVDYFEEFDPRNLPGAVQSGAFEPVDAAKIPNFALVNPLGKEIAEVIPYRASQVLLAYDGAKVPATEVPRTFPELVAWIKAHPGEFIYGRPDKGGSGKNLVVRAVHEANGRDPSLFLPTNFDAETARKRFAGGWEILKDLQASLYDKGAYPAGNNPTLQLFAGGAVSMITAWSDMALQGLAQGVLPETTKLAQLQDLPFCGGFAFSSIPSRTVHKAAAFKLADFMLSPPVQERMIADFGAFPGVEWKHLSPELAARYKDVTASSMPAFPGGDWTAALNDGWYANVATHMTRS; encoded by the coding sequence ATGACGTCCGGAATCTCGCGCAGGCACTTCCTCCGGTCCGCCGCTGCCACCGCGACGGTGCCGTTCCTGATCTCGGTCGCCGATGCGGCGGACACCACGGTCATCGATGTGATGACCGACGGCGACAGCAACGTCTCCGACTGGTGGACCAACACGCTGGCCCCGATGTTCGAGAAGGCCAATCCCGGCCTCTCCCTCAACGTGGTGATCACCCGCGCCAACGGCGCCAACGACGTGGTGGCGCAGCGCGTCGTCGCCGCCATGCAGGCCAAGGCCGACCCCAAGGTCGACTATTTCGAGGAGTTCGACCCGCGCAACCTGCCCGGCGCCGTCCAGTCGGGCGCATTCGAGCCGGTCGATGCCGCCAAGATCCCGAACTTCGCGCTCGTCAATCCGCTCGGCAAGGAGATCGCTGAGGTCATCCCCTACCGCGCCAGCCAGGTGCTGCTCGCCTATGACGGCGCCAAGGTGCCGGCGACCGAGGTGCCCAGGACCTTCCCCGAGCTCGTCGCCTGGATCAAGGCGCACCCGGGCGAGTTCATCTATGGCCGGCCCGACAAGGGCGGCTCGGGCAAGAACCTGGTGGTGCGCGCCGTGCACGAGGCCAATGGTCGCGATCCCTCGCTGTTCCTGCCGACGAATTTCGATGCCGAGACCGCCAGGAAGCGTTTTGCCGGCGGCTGGGAGATCCTCAAGGACCTGCAGGCCTCGCTCTACGACAAGGGCGCCTATCCTGCCGGCAACAACCCGACGCTGCAGCTCTTCGCCGGCGGCGCGGTCTCGATGATCACCGCGTGGTCCGACATGGCGCTGCAGGGCCTCGCGCAGGGCGTGCTGCCGGAGACGACGAAGCTGGCGCAGCTCCAGGACCTGCCGTTCTGCGGCGGCTTCGCCTTCTCCTCGATCCCCTCCCGGACCGTGCACAAGGCGGCCGCCTTCAAGCTGGCCGACTTCATGCTGTCGCCGCCGGTGCAGGAGCGCATGATCGCCGATTTCGGCGCCTTCCCCGGCGTCGAGTGGAAGCACCTCTCGCCCGAGCTCGCGGCCAGGTACAAGGACGTGACGGCCTCCAGCATGCCGGCCTTCCCCGGCGGCGACTGGACGGCGGCGCTGAACGACGGCTGGTACGCCAATGTTGCGACCCATATGACGCGCAGCTGA
- a CDS encoding CehA/McbA family metallohydrolase, producing the protein MQTTTTIDGVLSTGDHKGHVPLRFQVPPGTTRLEAVFTAEPERAAGALFDNLISLAVEAPGGWRGARHNNPDRAIRLDAGAATPGFRPGPIEPGTWTVWLDVFRLLGPDPVRYRLEVTASDEVVTASPLPGGALVHDRGPGWYRGDLHAHTLHSDGDWDVAGLIAFARAQRLDFLTLTDHNTVSGIAELEGLAAGDILPMGGVELTTHFGHALVLGTRAWEEWRANSMAGVAMPALCEARTREGKLFVIAHPMSPGDPACTGCRWDYADMRPGPAGAVEIWNGPWSDYNEDGLAVFRDWLTQTWQGEGRRLVATAGTDIHGPDDAGRRHGFNLVRAAGLSEAAILAGIAAGRNILTAGPSLAVSATGADGAKAGVGDVIEGRTAELRVAAPDAPAGATLRVVQDGTALWTGDGAGASLRLSADRPSWIMVELRDADGAALAIANPIFLAP; encoded by the coding sequence ATGCAGACGACCACCACCATCGACGGCGTCCTGTCGACGGGCGACCACAAGGGCCACGTGCCGCTGCGCTTCCAGGTACCGCCGGGCACGACCCGGCTCGAGGCGGTGTTCACGGCCGAGCCGGAGCGGGCGGCGGGAGCCTTGTTCGACAACCTGATCAGCCTCGCCGTGGAGGCGCCCGGCGGCTGGCGCGGGGCGCGGCACAACAACCCCGACCGCGCCATCCGCCTCGATGCCGGGGCGGCGACGCCGGGCTTCAGGCCGGGCCCGATCGAGCCCGGCACCTGGACCGTATGGCTCGACGTCTTCCGGCTGCTCGGTCCCGATCCCGTGCGCTATCGGCTCGAGGTGACGGCGTCGGACGAGGTGGTCACCGCGTCGCCCTTGCCCGGCGGGGCGCTGGTCCACGACCGCGGGCCGGGATGGTATCGCGGCGACCTGCACGCCCACACGCTGCATTCGGATGGAGACTGGGATGTCGCCGGCCTGATCGCCTTCGCCAGGGCGCAGCGGCTCGATTTCCTGACCCTGACTGATCACAACACCGTCTCCGGCATCGCCGAGCTGGAAGGGCTGGCCGCGGGCGACATCCTGCCCATGGGCGGGGTCGAGCTCACCACCCATTTCGGCCACGCCCTGGTGCTGGGCACGCGCGCCTGGGAGGAATGGCGGGCGAACTCGATGGCGGGCGTTGCCATGCCGGCCCTGTGCGAGGCGCGGACGCGCGAGGGCAAGCTCTTCGTCATCGCCCATCCGATGTCGCCGGGCGATCCGGCCTGCACCGGCTGCCGCTGGGACTACGCCGACATGCGGCCCGGCCCCGCCGGCGCCGTCGAGATCTGGAACGGCCCGTGGAGCGACTACAACGAGGACGGGCTCGCGGTCTTCCGGGACTGGCTGACGCAAACCTGGCAGGGGGAGGGGCGTCGCCTGGTCGCGACCGCCGGCACCGACATCCACGGCCCCGACGATGCCGGGCGCAGGCATGGCTTCAACCTGGTGCGCGCCGCCGGGTTGAGCGAGGCGGCCATCCTCGCCGGCATCGCCGCGGGCCGCAACATCCTCACCGCGGGCCCGTCGCTGGCGGTCTCCGCCACGGGCGCGGACGGCGCCAAGGCCGGCGTCGGCGATGTGATCGAGGGGCGGACTGCTGAGCTGCGGGTCGCGGCGCCGGACGCTCCCGCCGGCGCGACGCTGCGGGTCGTCCAGGACGGGACGGCGCTGTGGACCGGCGACGGCGCCGGCGCGAGCCTGCGGCTGTCGGCCGATCGCCCGAGCTGGATCATGGTCGAGCTGCGTGACGCCGACGGCGCGGCGCTGGCGATCGCCAACCCGATCTTCCTGGCGCCCTGA
- a CDS encoding metal ABC transporter substrate-binding protein, whose protein sequence is MLDAVRRSVLAGLMGAAFSVVSMAAPAAAEEKFKAVTTFTVIADMARNVAGDAAIVESITKPGAEIHNYQPTPGDIQRAQGARLILWNGLNLEVWFEKFFRTLKAVPGVVVSDGVEPMSIVEGPYTGKPNPHAWMSPAAALIYVDNIRDAFAKHDPKNAETYKANAEAYKAAITAVVDPIKAELAKVPEQKRWLVSSEGAFSYLARDFGLKELYLWPINADQQGTPQQVRKVIDAVRANGITVVFSESTISSAAAEQVARETGADYGGVLYVDSLTEADGPVPTYIDLLRVTAETIAKGLTR, encoded by the coding sequence ATGCTCGACGCAGTGAGGCGGTCGGTTCTGGCCGGGTTGATGGGGGCGGCGTTCTCGGTCGTGTCGATGGCGGCTCCGGCCGCCGCCGAGGAAAAGTTCAAGGCGGTCACGACCTTCACGGTCATCGCCGACATGGCGCGCAACGTCGCGGGCGATGCCGCGATCGTCGAATCGATCACCAAGCCGGGAGCGGAGATCCACAACTATCAGCCGACGCCGGGCGACATCCAGAGGGCGCAGGGCGCCCGGCTCATCCTCTGGAACGGGCTCAATCTCGAAGTCTGGTTCGAGAAATTCTTCCGGACCCTGAAGGCCGTTCCCGGGGTCGTGGTCTCGGACGGCGTCGAGCCGATGAGCATCGTCGAGGGCCCCTACACCGGCAAGCCGAACCCGCATGCCTGGATGTCGCCGGCCGCGGCGCTGATCTATGTCGACAACATCCGCGACGCATTCGCCAAGCACGACCCGAAGAATGCCGAGACCTACAAGGCCAATGCCGAGGCCTACAAGGCCGCGATCACCGCGGTCGTCGACCCGATCAAGGCCGAGCTCGCCAAGGTGCCGGAGCAGAAGCGCTGGCTGGTGTCGAGCGAGGGCGCGTTCAGCTATCTCGCGCGCGACTTCGGCCTGAAGGAGCTCTACCTCTGGCCGATCAACGCCGATCAGCAGGGCACGCCGCAGCAGGTCCGCAAGGTCATCGACGCGGTGCGCGCGAACGGCATCACGGTCGTCTTCTCCGAAAGCACGATCTCCTCCGCCGCGGCCGAGCAGGTCGCGCGCGAGACCGGCGCCGACTATGGCGGCGTTCTCTACGTGGATTCGCTGACCGAGGCCGACGGGCCGGTGCCGACCTATATCGACCTGCTTCGCGTCACCGCCGAAACGATCGCCAAGGGGCTGACGCGGTGA
- a CDS encoding manganese/iron ABC transporter ATP-binding protein: MSAPVRRLPALPDAGSGIAVRGATVTYRNGHTALRDASFEIPTGTIAALVGVNGSGKSTLFKSIMGFVRLAKGEIRVLGVPIDEALRRNLVAYVPQAEEVDWTFPVLVEDVVMMGRYGHMGMLRIPKAADHAAVAAALARVDIGALRKRQIGELSGGQKKRVFLARALAQDGRVILLDEPFTGVDVKTESQIVTLLRELRDEGRVMLVSTHNLGSVPEFCDRTILIKGTVLACGPTAETFTRENLERAFDGVLRHVVLEQAPNGGPAPIGVAGDDERPLIPCGGKAIASAAGADGGVRT; the protein is encoded by the coding sequence GTGAGCGCGCCCGTCCGCCGCCTTCCCGCATTGCCGGATGCGGGCTCGGGCATTGCGGTGAGGGGGGCGACGGTCACCTACCGCAACGGCCATACCGCTCTGCGCGATGCGAGCTTCGAGATCCCGACCGGCACCATCGCCGCGCTCGTCGGGGTCAACGGATCGGGCAAGTCCACGCTGTTCAAATCGATCATGGGCTTCGTGCGCCTCGCGAAGGGCGAGATCCGCGTGCTCGGCGTGCCGATCGACGAGGCCCTGCGCCGAAACCTCGTCGCCTATGTGCCGCAAGCCGAGGAGGTCGACTGGACCTTCCCGGTTCTCGTCGAGGACGTCGTGATGATGGGCCGCTACGGCCATATGGGCATGCTGCGCATCCCGAAGGCGGCCGATCATGCGGCGGTGGCCGCTGCGCTCGCCCGTGTCGACATCGGCGCGCTGCGCAAGCGCCAGATCGGCGAATTGTCCGGCGGGCAGAAGAAGCGCGTCTTCCTCGCCCGCGCGCTCGCGCAGGACGGCCGCGTCATCCTGCTGGACGAGCCCTTCACCGGCGTCGACGTCAAGACGGAGAGCCAGATCGTCACGCTGCTTCGCGAGCTGCGCGACGAGGGGCGCGTGATGCTCGTCTCCACCCACAATCTCGGGTCCGTTCCGGAATTCTGCGATCGGACCATCCTGATCAAGGGCACGGTGCTGGCCTGCGGGCCGACCGCCGAGACGTTCACCCGGGAGAATCTGGAGAGGGCCTTCGACGGCGTCCTGCGGCACGTCGTGCTGGAGCAGGCGCCGAACGGGGGGCCGGCACCGATCGGCGTCGCCGGCGACGACGAGCGCCCGCTGATCCCTTGCGGCGGCAAGGCGATCGCCAGCGCGGCCGGCGCGGATGGGGGAGTGCGGACATGA
- a CDS encoding metal ABC transporter permease: protein MTAVLLEPFGYGYMLNAMGVSALVGGVCAFLSCYLMLKGWSLIGDALSHAIVPGVAGAYMLGLPFSIGAFFSGGLAAGAMVFLSRRTRLKEDAVIGLIFSAFFGLGLFMVSISPTSVNIQTIVLGNVLAITPGDTIQLAVIGFVSLAVLLAKWKDLMVTFFDEGHARSIGLDPAALKILFFALLSASTVAALQTVGAFLVICMVVTPGATAYLLTDRFPRLLVIAVVIGSVTSFTGAYASYFLDGATGGSIVVLQTALFLAAFVFAPRHGMLAARRRASRVLEAAR from the coding sequence ATGACGGCCGTCCTGCTCGAGCCCTTCGGGTATGGCTACATGCTGAACGCCATGGGGGTGTCCGCCCTCGTCGGCGGCGTCTGCGCCTTCCTGTCCTGCTACCTCATGCTCAAGGGCTGGTCGCTGATCGGCGACGCGCTGTCCCATGCCATCGTGCCGGGCGTGGCGGGAGCCTACATGCTGGGCCTGCCCTTCTCGATCGGCGCCTTCTTCTCGGGCGGGCTCGCGGCCGGCGCCATGGTCTTCCTCAGCCGGCGCACCAGGCTGAAGGAAGATGCCGTCATCGGCCTGATCTTCTCGGCCTTCTTCGGCCTCGGCCTGTTCATGGTATCGATCTCGCCGACCTCGGTGAACATCCAGACCATCGTGCTCGGCAACGTCCTCGCCATCACGCCCGGCGACACGATCCAGCTCGCGGTCATCGGGTTCGTGTCGCTCGCCGTCCTGCTCGCCAAATGGAAGGACCTGATGGTCACCTTCTTCGACGAGGGCCATGCCCGCTCGATCGGCCTCGATCCGGCGGCCCTCAAGATCCTGTTCTTCGCGCTGCTCTCGGCCTCGACGGTCGCGGCGCTCCAGACGGTCGGTGCCTTTCTCGTCATCTGCATGGTGGTCACGCCCGGCGCCACCGCCTATCTCCTGACGGACCGCTTCCCGCGGCTTCTGGTGATTGCGGTCGTCATCGGATCCGTCACCAGCTTCACCGGCGCCTATGCGAGCTATTTCCTCGACGGGGCGACGGGCGGCAGCATCGTGGTGCTGCAGACGGCCCTCTTCCTGGCCGCCTTCGTCTTCGCGCCCCGGCACGGAATGCTGGCGGCGCGCCGGCGCGCCTCCAGGGTCCTGGAGGCGGCGCGATGA